Proteins encoded within one genomic window of Rhododendron vialii isolate Sample 1 chromosome 1a, ASM3025357v1:
- the LOC131302900 gene encoding uncharacterized protein LOC131302900 isoform X2, with protein sequence MADDRKMPSAKKKLPNPIPRVRKTQKLARSQMKKMFEQYENVAKQLDAQRKELDRRDKELEEWEAEIDDERMQLFNEKEEANERAMLEKKKAEETMLKSEEDAKREKEKLLE encoded by the exons ATGGCAGATGATCGCAAAATGCCCTCCGCCAAGAAGAAGTTGCCTAACCCAATCCCCA GGGTAAGGAAGACGCAAAAGCTTGCTCGGAGTCAGATGAAAAAGATGTTCGAGCAGTACGAAAACGTTGCAAAACAATTGGATGCTCAAAGAAAAGAGCTTGATCGACGTGACAAAGAACTCGAGGAGTGGGAGGCAGAGATTGATGATGAGAGAATGCAGCTCTTCAATGAGAAGGAAGAAGCG AATGAGAGGGCAATGTTAGAGAAAAAGAAGGCTGAGGAAACTATGTTGAAGTCAGAAGAGGATGCAAAG agggagaaagagaagcTCCTTGAATGA
- the LOC131302817 gene encoding uncharacterized protein LOC131302817 isoform X1, protein MDIIESILNIPVQDPPEEEFSSADLSWSKFGTADRHDNVALIPYARVDAFIIGECSNVECPTRFHIERGRKRSKGSLKEYKSDEYLEYRLYWCSFGPENYGEGGGILPSRRYRLNTRNRAARPQSMRGCTCHFVVKRLYARPSLALLIYNDRRHVNKSGFVCHGPLDGDAIGPGAKKVPYLCNEIQQQTMSMIYLGIPEENVLEKHIEGLQRYGDSNATVNSLASQYVHKLGMIIKRSTHELDLDDQASIRMWVERNKKSIFFYQDTSETNPFVLGIQTEWQLQQMIRFGHRSLVAADSTFGIKRLKYPLCTLLVFDSRQHALPVAWVITRSIAKPDVSKWMKALLNRVRAVDPGWRINGFLIDDAAAETDPIRDTFSCPILFSLWRVRRSWLRNIVKRCSNIEVQREIFKRLGKIVYSIWDGVDYSVALEELNQDFVDQTSFVQYFNASWVPKIEMWLTSMRNLPIASQEASGAIEAYHVKLKVKLYDDSHLGALQRVDWLVHKLMTELHSSYWLDRYADESDSFQNVKEEYIASTSWHRALQIPDCDVTLDDKDHLFAKVVSQKDSSLTHLVWNPGSEFAFCDCSWSIQGNLCKHVVKVNIFCENRQEFQPSMSYQSFKEILTNLWRKPTEDSISLDLSMAWTQQILEQIQKLVELNSSNDIGCVVNNMPLKWIAKRGRTSVGKPPSALPSSSKSNAIVPKRNRKRKRLSRLR, encoded by the exons ATGGATATAATCGAATCCATCCTCAACATACCTGTGCAAGACCCACCAGAAGAGGAGTTCTCGTCTGCTGACTTGAGTTGGTCCAAGTTTGGAACTGCTGATCGTCATGATAATGTTGCCCTTATTCCTTATGCAAGGGTTGATGCATTCATAATTGGGGAGTGCTCTAATGTAGAATGCCCAACGCGGTTCCACATTGAGAGGGGAAGAAAACGATCCAAAGGCAGCCTAAAAGAGTACAAGAGCGACGAATATTTGGAGTATAGGCT GTATTGGTGTTCCTTTGGTCCTGAAAATTATGGAGAAGGAGGAGGGATATTGCCAAGCAGAAGATATAGACTCAATACCCGAAACCGTGCTGCTAGACCTCAATCTATGAGGGGGTGCACGTGTCATTTTGTAGTGAAGCGCTTGTATGCGCGTCCGTCACTTGCACTTCTTATATACAATGATAGGCGCCATGTAAACAAGTCTGGTTTTGTGTGTCATGGGCCACTTGATGGAGACGCGATTGGACCTGGTGCCAAGAAAGTTCCATACTTATGTAATGAAATCCAACAGCAAACTATGTCAATGATTTACCTTGGAATCCCCGAGGAAAATGTGTTGGAGAAGCACATCGAGGGGTTGCAACGCTATGGTGATTCAAATGCAACCGTAAATAGCCTTGCTTCACAGTATGTCCATAAACTTGGGATGATTATCAAACGTTCTACCCATGAGTTAGACCTAGATGATCAAGCAAGCATTAGAATGTGGGTTGAACGCAATAAAAAATCCATATTCTTTTATCAGGATACTTCAGAAACGAATCCTTTCGTTCTGGGTATTCAAACCGAATGGCAGTTGCAGCAAATGATCCGTTTTGGCCATCGCAGTCTTGTTGCAGCAGATTCGACTTTTGGAATAAAGAGACTTAAG TACCCATTGTGCACTCTTCTTGTGTTTGATTCAAGACAGCATGCATTACCTGTTGCTTGGGTCATTACTCGTAGCATTGCTAAGCCTGATGTCTCAAAATGGATGAAAGCTTTACTTAATCGTGTTCGGGCTGTTGACCCTGGATGGAGGATCAATGGATTTTTAATTGATGATGCAGCAGCAGAGACTGACCCCATAAG GGATACATTTTCTTGTCCTATCCTTTTTTCACTCTGGCGTGTTCGTAGATCATGGCTGCGGAACATTGTCAAGAGATGCAGTAACATTGAAGTTCAGCGAGAGATTTTTAAACGCCTTGGGAAAATAGTATATAGCATTTGGGACGGTGTTGATTATTCAGTTGCCTTAGAGGAGTTAAACCAAGATTTTGTTGATCAAACTTCCTTTGTCCAGTATTTCAATGCCTCTTGGGTGCCTAAGATTG AAATGTGGCTTACGTCAATGAGAAACCTTCCTATTGCAAGCCAGGAGGCATCTGGGGCCATAGAAGCATACCATGTGAAGCTGAAAGTTAAACTCTACGATGATTCACATCTTGGTGCCCTCCAGAGAGTAGATTGGTTAGTGCACAAGCTGATGACCGAGTTGCACTCAAGCTATTGGCTTGACCGATATGCGGACGAAAGTGATTCCTTTCAGAATGTTAAGGAAGAATATATTGCTTCCACCTCGTGGCACAGGGCACTGCAAATTCCTGATTGTGATGTTACCTTGGATGATAAGGACCACCTCTTTGCCAAAGTTGTGAGCCAAAAAGACAGCAGCTTGACACATCTAGTTTGGAATCCTGGATCAGAATTTGCCTTTTGTGATTGTTCTTGGTCGATTCAGGGAAATCTCTGCAAGCATGTCGTGAAGGTCAATATATTTTGCGAAAATCGGCAAGAATTTCAACCGTCCATGTCATATCAGTCATTTAAGGAGATATTAACGAACTTATGGAGAAAACCAACTGAAGATTCGATTTCTCTGGATCTGTCAATGGCCTGGACTCAGCAGATTCTTGAGCAAATTCAGAAACTTGTTGAACTGAACAGTTCCAATGACATTGGATGTGTCGTAAATAATATGCCTCTGAAATGGATTGCTAAAAGAGGTAGAACATCCGTTGGCAAGCCTCCTTCTGCTTTGCCATCTAGCTCGAAGAGCAATGCTATTGTGCCTAAAAGGAATAGGAAGCGGAAGAGATTGTCAAGGTTGAGATGA
- the LOC131302817 gene encoding uncharacterized protein LOC131302817 isoform X2, which produces MRGCTCHFVVKRLYARPSLALLIYNDRRHVNKSGFVCHGPLDGDAIGPGAKKVPYLCNEIQQQTMSMIYLGIPEENVLEKHIEGLQRYGDSNATVNSLASQYVHKLGMIIKRSTHELDLDDQASIRMWVERNKKSIFFYQDTSETNPFVLGIQTEWQLQQMIRFGHRSLVAADSTFGIKRLKYPLCTLLVFDSRQHALPVAWVITRSIAKPDVSKWMKALLNRVRAVDPGWRINGFLIDDAAAETDPIRDTFSCPILFSLWRVRRSWLRNIVKRCSNIEVQREIFKRLGKIVYSIWDGVDYSVALEELNQDFVDQTSFVQYFNASWVPKIEMWLTSMRNLPIASQEASGAIEAYHVKLKVKLYDDSHLGALQRVDWLVHKLMTELHSSYWLDRYADESDSFQNVKEEYIASTSWHRALQIPDCDVTLDDKDHLFAKVVSQKDSSLTHLVWNPGSEFAFCDCSWSIQGNLCKHVVKVNIFCENRQEFQPSMSYQSFKEILTNLWRKPTEDSISLDLSMAWTQQILEQIQKLVELNSSNDIGCVVNNMPLKWIAKRGRTSVGKPPSALPSSSKSNAIVPKRNRKRKRLSRLR; this is translated from the exons ATGAGGGGGTGCACGTGTCATTTTGTAGTGAAGCGCTTGTATGCGCGTCCGTCACTTGCACTTCTTATATACAATGATAGGCGCCATGTAAACAAGTCTGGTTTTGTGTGTCATGGGCCACTTGATGGAGACGCGATTGGACCTGGTGCCAAGAAAGTTCCATACTTATGTAATGAAATCCAACAGCAAACTATGTCAATGATTTACCTTGGAATCCCCGAGGAAAATGTGTTGGAGAAGCACATCGAGGGGTTGCAACGCTATGGTGATTCAAATGCAACCGTAAATAGCCTTGCTTCACAGTATGTCCATAAACTTGGGATGATTATCAAACGTTCTACCCATGAGTTAGACCTAGATGATCAAGCAAGCATTAGAATGTGGGTTGAACGCAATAAAAAATCCATATTCTTTTATCAGGATACTTCAGAAACGAATCCTTTCGTTCTGGGTATTCAAACCGAATGGCAGTTGCAGCAAATGATCCGTTTTGGCCATCGCAGTCTTGTTGCAGCAGATTCGACTTTTGGAATAAAGAGACTTAAG TACCCATTGTGCACTCTTCTTGTGTTTGATTCAAGACAGCATGCATTACCTGTTGCTTGGGTCATTACTCGTAGCATTGCTAAGCCTGATGTCTCAAAATGGATGAAAGCTTTACTTAATCGTGTTCGGGCTGTTGACCCTGGATGGAGGATCAATGGATTTTTAATTGATGATGCAGCAGCAGAGACTGACCCCATAAG GGATACATTTTCTTGTCCTATCCTTTTTTCACTCTGGCGTGTTCGTAGATCATGGCTGCGGAACATTGTCAAGAGATGCAGTAACATTGAAGTTCAGCGAGAGATTTTTAAACGCCTTGGGAAAATAGTATATAGCATTTGGGACGGTGTTGATTATTCAGTTGCCTTAGAGGAGTTAAACCAAGATTTTGTTGATCAAACTTCCTTTGTCCAGTATTTCAATGCCTCTTGGGTGCCTAAGATTG AAATGTGGCTTACGTCAATGAGAAACCTTCCTATTGCAAGCCAGGAGGCATCTGGGGCCATAGAAGCATACCATGTGAAGCTGAAAGTTAAACTCTACGATGATTCACATCTTGGTGCCCTCCAGAGAGTAGATTGGTTAGTGCACAAGCTGATGACCGAGTTGCACTCAAGCTATTGGCTTGACCGATATGCGGACGAAAGTGATTCCTTTCAGAATGTTAAGGAAGAATATATTGCTTCCACCTCGTGGCACAGGGCACTGCAAATTCCTGATTGTGATGTTACCTTGGATGATAAGGACCACCTCTTTGCCAAAGTTGTGAGCCAAAAAGACAGCAGCTTGACACATCTAGTTTGGAATCCTGGATCAGAATTTGCCTTTTGTGATTGTTCTTGGTCGATTCAGGGAAATCTCTGCAAGCATGTCGTGAAGGTCAATATATTTTGCGAAAATCGGCAAGAATTTCAACCGTCCATGTCATATCAGTCATTTAAGGAGATATTAACGAACTTATGGAGAAAACCAACTGAAGATTCGATTTCTCTGGATCTGTCAATGGCCTGGACTCAGCAGATTCTTGAGCAAATTCAGAAACTTGTTGAACTGAACAGTTCCAATGACATTGGATGTGTCGTAAATAATATGCCTCTGAAATGGATTGCTAAAAGAGGTAGAACATCCGTTGGCAAGCCTCCTTCTGCTTTGCCATCTAGCTCGAAGAGCAATGCTATTGTGCCTAAAAGGAATAGGAAGCGGAAGAGATTGTCAAGGTTGAGATGA
- the LOC131302900 gene encoding factor of DNA methylation 2-like isoform X1 produces MELEIAGTRVSIQMAKPMGVEHNTEIDRKIKSFEEDLKDKEEKLEDITTLDGALMMKERNSNDELQEARKELIDGLMQSRANIGVKKMGELDPKPFQAAAEKKFRGRLRGSEIEGKAMEWCALWMKYLTDPRWHPFKVVRVGGINEEIIDAEDDKLKASKEDLGDEVYEAVTKALTEMNDCNPSGRYPVKELWDFKEGRKATLKEGISHLLIGLNLKKRKRNTRS; encoded by the exons ATGGAGTTGGAGATTGCGGGCACACGAGTATCAATACAAATGGCGAAGCCTATGGGTGTGGAGCATAATACGGAAATTGACAGGAAGATCAAATCCTTCGAGGAGGATCTTAAAGACAAGGAAGAAAAACTTGAAGACATCACAACACTAGATGGGGCACTCATGATGAAGGAGCGTAATAGCAATGACGAGTTGCAGGAGGCTCGCAAAGAGCTAATTGAT GGTCTCATGCAAAGCAGGGCTAATATTGGAGTAAAGAAGATGGGTGAGCTTGACCCTAAGCCTTTCCAAGCAGCGGCagagaaaaagttcagaggcaGGTTAAGAGGCAGCGAAATAGAGGGCAAAGCAATGGAGTGGTGTGCGTTGTGGATGAAGTACCTGACGGATCCCAGGTGGCATCCCTTCAAGGTTGTTCGAGTAGGAGGAATCAACGAG GAAATCATTGACGCGGAGGATGATAAACTGAAAGCTTCGAAGGAAGACCTCGGGGATGAAGTCTATGAGGCTGTTACAAAAGCGTTGACCGAGATGAACGATTGTAACCCTAGTGGACGTTACCCCGTTAAAGAACTGTGGGATTTTAAGGAGGGGAGGAAGGCTACACTAAAGGAGGGAATATCGCACCTGCTGATAGGCTTGAACCTGAAGAAGCGGAAGAGGAACACTCGTTCTTGA
- the LOC131302916 gene encoding factor of DNA methylation 3-like, whose product MGELDTKPFLRAVKRKYTSEEAGYKATEMCSLWEGYMRDPNWHPFKIILASGVHKEVINEEDEKLNGLKGEFGDEVYEAVTTALTEINEYNPSGRCVFPELWNFKEERKATSTEGLSYVLKQWKRHK is encoded by the exons ATGGGTGAGCTTGACACTAAGCCATTCCTCAGAGCAGTCAAGAGAAAGTATACAAGTGAAGAAGCAGGGTACAAAGCGACAGAAATGTGTTCCTTGTGGGAGGGTTATATGAGGGATCCTAACTGGCATCCTTTCAAAATCATCCTCGCATCAGGAGTTCATAAG GAAGTGATCAACGAGGAGGATGAGAAACTGAATGGTTTAAAGGGTGAGTTTGGCGACGAGGTTTATGAGGCTGTAACAACTGCCTTGACCGAGATAAATGAGTACAACCCCAGTGGTCGGTGTGTCTTCCCAGAATTATGGAATTTCAAGGAAGAAAGGAAGGCAACCTCAACCGAGGGACTGTCTTACGTGCTGAAACAATGGAAAAGGCATAAATGA